Genomic DNA from Methanobacterium sp.:
AATAAGTAACGATCCTAACATACCAATTCATGCTAGAACACTTATTTGGAATGTTTTAAGTGAATTAGAATCAGTACGCGAGTAAAATTTTTGTAAAAGATTTTTTTTTGAATTTTTAATATTTTTTTTCTAAAAATTTTCGTGTTTTTTTTTAAATGATTTAAAAATCATATAATTATCTATTTATGTTTTAATTCTAAAAACAGCTAATTGCTGATATCCACAAGTTTCAGTGTTGTAAATCTTTCATGTTTCCTAAAACTCGTGATATGAATTGTGTTTTTGCTGTTTCTTCAACAAATTCTGCTAAGAGTGTAGCTTCTAATAAATTTTCTCCAGTTGCTACAAGACCATGATTTTTTAGGATTACCACATCTTCATCTATCAATCCACTTCCTACTAAATTAGCTAGTTCGGCACTTCCTGGTGGGGCGTATTCAACCATTTTTAAGAATGGGGGGTGCGTCTTACCAAAACCTTCAAGTCGTTCTATTCGTTCATTGGCCATTGCGAATCCAGTAACATATGGTGAATGGGTGTGCACGATTCCTTTAACATCATCTCTTTTTCGGTACACATCTAAGTGGAGTTGTAATTCTGATGACGGTTTTTTACCACCAGCAATAATTTTCCCGTTAATATCAACGATCGATATTTCTTCTGCTTTCAAATGACCAAGTGACACATTACTTGATGTTATGATTACGGTATCATTAGAACGAGCACTAATATTCCCTGATTTTCCAGGAACAAGGCCTTTATTGTAAATATGACGACCAGTTTCACAAATTTTCGTAATTAATGGTTGATTCATGTAATTATCACCTGAAAAAGAATTATTTCCAAATTTAACACCAAATATTATTATTTATATTCATTTTTTTTTAACTTGGCAAGAACCACTCTATATATTATTTGTAATCTGAAAAAGTTTCTTAAATGAAATGTTTTTATTAGTTAATCCTAATTAATTGAAGTCTAACATTTTCAAGCTACCATTGTTTATAACAGGGACTTGTGCGCAGGTAGGAACTATATTATAGATTTTTTGAAACTCTGTCTGAGACTGGAAAGTTCCACTATTTATGAGATGTATGCCCTTATATTTTTTGTAACTATTAATGTGCACATGTCCAGTATGAAAAACATCAGGTATATCATCAATTACTAAATGGTCCTCAATTTCCGATGCTAGTGGAGTTCGTTCACCATATATAGGTGCTAAATGTCTTTTTTCCAAAAGTTCCTTCATAATTAATTCTGATTGTTGGTGACTCATGCCTTTAACAGTCATGGCCATATCATCAAAGCTCCGACCGTGATATACGAGTACTTTAATACCATCTAAACTAACCAGAGCAGGATTACTAACAAATTCAGTAGTTTTCAAATCATGAAGGTTTTTCGCATAATCTTCAGGTATAGCGGGTTGAGGTTCGGCAAGACGACTTGCATCGTGGTTTCCAGGAGCTATTATAATTTTCACATCATTTATATCTCCAAAAAGTCGTGCTGCTTCTTCATACTGTTGGTGAATGTCTTTTATGGTTAGTTCTTTATCTTGACTGGGATAAACTCCAATGCCATCCACAATGTCTCCGGCTACTACGACATATTTTACATTGTTGGCGATTTCACGCTGCTCCTCATCTCCAAAATCGCCATTTATCCATTTTATAAACCGTTGAAATGCGGAATCAAGGAATGTGGAACTGCCGATGTGGATGTCACTAAGAAATACTGTTCCAAAATTCATACTTTTTTCATCGATTCTTGGCACCCCTGGATTTATAATTTCGCTGGCCATAATTAGACTGCCTTTTCTACTCCCAACAACTCCCACTACTTCATCTTTAACAATTCTTTCAGCTTGTTCAAAGACTTCATGGTTTTCATTGTGAATTAATACTGTAGCATCCCCTGTTTCATCTTCTAATTCGATTAATTTGTGATTGTTTTTAGTGTTACGTATGTCATTAACCATACCTACAATTTTAACCACATCATCAAGACTAGTGGCTATTTTAACTGAAGTAACATCTTTAAGCTCGCTTTTATTGGTTAACATCTCTTTAAGTTTATGGTAACGATTTTGGAAATAACTTGAAAGGTCTTTAATTTCTCCATTGGTGTAGGATTTGCGGCTGGTGTCTTTAAGAATTTCAAAGTTAAATTCTTTGGGCAGCAAATGGCTCTGAGCCATTTGATCATAACTTTTCGGGGAAGGTGTTCTATTCAAATAGTTTTCTACCAATGCACCGGTTAGAACTACCATTTCTGGGGATGATATTGTGATATGGTTAATTAGTGATTCTACTAGGTTAGAGGAATCATCATAATTTTTAATTTTAAGATACGCCTCTTCATCAATTAGTATGTCTGCATCTGTGAATTTTGATATGATATTTTCAGTCATTTGGGCTCCTAATAAATTATGAAGGAATTGTATAATTTCCTTTATTGAATTACTTTATTAGTTCACAAGTGTTAGACTCTATTTTTTTTCTATCAATTTATCTACTTTATTTTTTATTATCATTATTTATACATCTTTATTTGAATCATTTTTTCCTCTACTTGAGGTATAAATCCACTTCCCGACTTAAATTACCATAATTTTCTCGAAATTTGTCCAATTTTTCCTTGGATTTTATTAATTTTTCCTTGGATTGTTCGTTTGAACCATCTTTAAGAAGATTCAAGTGTTCAATAATAGCAACAACAGCTTCTTGTAGAATAATAATTGTTTTTAAAAGATTAATTTGAAGGTTTTTGCATTTTGATGGAGGATTTAACTTTTCATATTTGAAAAAAATGTTTTCTAAGTTTTTTCTAATTTTTTCCATTTTCAGATAGGTTTTCTCCAAATCTACGCTATTATATTTTTCTTGAGTGGGAATTTCCCTAATTATAAGTAATTCTATTCCAATCTCTTTCAAGGTTTTTTTACTTTTTTTTAAGAATTGTTTTTTGGTCATCCCAAACATCAAACATCGCCTAATTTAGAATTATATTCATTTAATTACACTATTTCCTATTCTAATAATCTCTTAACATTTGGGTTTTGTTTTCACAAAACTTATATTATTTTAAAACTATTGTAGTGTAATAATAGAATTCTTACAACCTGATCTGGGGATAAGTTTTTTTTATGATTAAAAACACTTTTGGTAATAGTTAAAATATTAATGTATTAATCTACAATCTTTCTTTGAGATATGTTTCATTAACTTGGACGTCTTTAAGTATTGAAAATAAAACTTAAGTGACACATCCAATTCCTTGTTAATAGTTGTTTGAATCTTACCCAATTACAATTTAATTTATCTGAAAAGTATAAGGTGATATATTGTCCAAAGCAGTTAAAATAATATTATTCCTAGTTTTCTTTGCCGTATTCTTTGAGGCGGGTTTATTTGCATCTTACACCATAGTAACCCAACAACCCCCTAATCCTACTGATTTAATTGAAATGCAAATCAATGGTATTAGTTCCTTGTTTAATTTAGGCACGCCAAAGATTGCTACTCCTAATAATGTGAAGATTTTAAATAAAAATGAGGTGGTAGAAGCCTTGAAGGCTAAAACTGGTGTTGATGGCATTAACCTAGAGACACTCACAGCCCAAACATATCAGAACACCAATGACGCTAATATAACGGTAAATATCACTGCTATGGGATATAGGGATGATAAAAGTGGTGGAACTACCAATGTAAGCACTATTGTGATCAAATCTAATGAAACTTATAGTATTACTGCAACAGCTGTAGCAGTTCCAAAAATTGATGGAGTGAAGATTAAAGTGGGTTCCATTGTGATTACTTCTACTAGAATATTGTACAATCGATAATTAATCTTTTTTTTATTAACTTATTTGGTGAACTAATGATAAGGATAGTGGGTATAGGACCGCGAAGGGAAGACATGACTATCATGGCTAGTCAAACTCTTCAAGAGGCTGATGTAGTTATTGGGTATGGTGGCTACATTAGGCAAATTAAAGATCTGTTGGAAGGTAAAAAGGTCATTTCACTGGGAATGGGACAGGAAGTTAACAGAGCGGAACTGGCCATTGATTATTATAAAAAAGGTTGTAAAGTTGTTTTGATCAGCAGTGGCGATCCTGGAATATATGGAATGGCCAATGTACTTCATCAAGTCATGGGAAAGTATTCTGGACTGGAAATAGAAGTTATCCCTGGAGTTTCAGCGGTTAATTATTCAGCTGCACTATTAGGCGCGCCACTACATGATTTTGCAGTTATAAGTCTTAGTGACCTACTCACACCTCTTACGGAGATCAAGAGGAAAATTCGTGCAGCAGCTGAGGCAGATTTCATTATAGCTTTCTACAACCCGCGTAGCAAACGAAGGACAAAACCATTTAAAGAGGCATTAAAAATTCTTCTAGAAGTTAGACGCCCTGAAACATTAGTTGGAATAGTAAAAACTAGGGATGATTCTTCTTCTGTCAGTATAGTTTCTCTTAACTGCCTTGAAGAGGAAGATGTGGATATGAACACCACTATCATTGTTGGCAACACCTTCACCTATATGGATGATGGTAAAATGATAACTCCAAGGGGTTATGTTCTCCAACACTCCACACATCCTTTGGCTTGTGAATTTTATGATAAATATCTTGCTGGCGAAGGAGTTGAAGGATCTAACATGGCTTGTGAGTACTATCCCTGCCATAGTCACCCTCAAAACTGCACATTTTGTTATTGTCCATTCTATCCTTGTGGGGATCCATCAACCGGTGGGCATTGGATCAAAGATAAGCAAGTTTGGAGTTGTGAAGGATGCACTTGGATCCATCAGGATGATACAGTAGAATGCATACAGACTAAATTACCTAAACTACTGAAAAAAGTGGAAGACCTTCAAGATAATAAAAAAGAGCTTCTCAAATTAAGACGTGAATGTGTTTTTCTAACTAAATAATTGACACTTTAAGTAATTTTTTTTATATTAGTTGAATAGTGTAATTTTCCATTGAATGCATTTATTGGTCGCATCCACAGATCGATTTTTTTACCAAATCTATAGGTACATGCTATGACGAAATGGATTTTTAGATGAATTTGATTTTTTATTCAAATATTCCAAAAGCTAATGTACCAAGTCAGACAAATTAATATTAGTGATATAATGATTCGTATAAAAAGAGCCTCCCAATCTCCTGCCCAAAAGGATGGTTGCAGGATTATGGTAGGTCGTGTATGGCCGAGGGGAGTGTCTAAACAAAGGTTAAGGATGGATGTATGGTTGAAAGACATCGCCCCTAGCCATGATCTACTTCGATGGTGGTCTCAAAATTCTAAAAAGTGGGATGAATTTGCAAATAAGTATAGGGAAGAACTTATGGACAAAGTTGAGTTTTTAAATCAGATATTAGAATTAGAAAAAGAGAAAGAGACTGTTACACTGGTTTATACAAGTGGGAACATAGAACAAAATAATGCAATCATATTAAAAGAAGTTTTGGATGAATTAAAATCCTAAACAGATCAATTCATCCTGTTTGAAACTAGCTTAGTATAATCTATTTTTTTGTTTTGGTGTTATTTCATATTATCTCATAAATCGTGTCCCACTAAAAAGGCCAATGGGGGTTGATTTTTTAATGCCTTTTTTATGTCTTGCTGCCAGTTTCCCATACTCCTCTAAGATCGTTCCGTTTCCCAAAAAAAATGTTGTGACCAATTTTAAAATTCAAGTTCCATTATTCCTTCAAAAACAGAGACAGCATCACCTTCCATGAAGGCACCCAATTTATCATCCTTCTCATAGACAGTTATCTGAAGTTCTCCTCCAGGGAGGTGTACTTGCACGTTTTTATCTAAAACTCCCAGACGATAACCACTAATGACTACACTCGTTGCTCCTGTCCCACAAGCCATGGTAAAACCAGCACCCCTTTCCCAAGTGATCATATCCACTTTATCAGGGCTTTTCACATCAACAAAATGCACATTAGTTCGTTCTGGGAATGCTTCGTGGTTTTCGAGTAAGGGCCCCAACTCTTCCAAGGATAATTTATCTAGATTTTTGCAGAATATCACGGCATGAGGATTTCCAACGTTGACTGCAGTAAGTTTAATCACTTGATCATCGACTTTTATTTTTTGATCAACGAATTCATCTTTATCACTAATCATTGGAATGTCCCGGGTTTTAAAGGTCGCTGTTCCCATATCAACCCTAATTGTTTTAACAGAATTTCTTTCAACTGTCAATACCAAGTTTTTGATACCGCCCAGGGTTTCTACACTCATTTTCTTTTCTCTGAGCACATCGTTTTCAAAAACATATTTACCGAAGCAACGGATTCCGTTTCCACACATCTCTGCTTCACTACCATCACTGTTAAATATTCTAAATTTAACATCGGCAATATCAGATTTTGAGACGAATATTACTCCATCAGCGCCAATAGAAAATCCTCTTAAGCATAATGTCCGCGAAATTTCTGATTTCTTATCTTCAGGGATCAGTTCTTCTTCAAATTCATTGATAACCACGTAATCATTACCTAGACCATGCATCTTATGGAATAGTAGAATTATTTTTTCATTCATTTGAAAAACCTCAAAGGCAAGTTCTGTTTCGATAATAGATCAGCATAAGTTTCCCTCTCCCTTATAACATCCACTTTCCCTTCCTGCACAATCACTTCAGCAGGGAGTGGCCGTGAATTGTATTGGCTGCTCATACTGAAAGAATATGCTCCGGCATTCATTATGGATAGAACATCGCCTTCGATGATATTAGGAAGGGGTCTGTTTCTAGCGAAGAGGTCACCAGATTCACAGATATTGCCGGCAACATCAACATTTTGGGATGGTTGGGCTGTTGGTTTATCAACTACCAGAATGTGGTGGTATGAATCATACATAGTTGGACGTAAAAGGGTATTGAACCCGGCGTCAACCCCAATAAATTTCCTATAGCTTTGTTTAACAGTGTTAACACGAGTTAATAGGTATCCTGCATCCCCGACAATGTAGCGTCCTGGTTCTATACACATGGTGGGGCTATCAATACCATATTCTGATAATTTATCTTTGTATAATGCTACGATTTCACTCGCAAACTGTTTAATGTTTAGAACCGGTTCTTCAGGGGTGTAAGGTATTCCGAGACCTCCTCCGAAATCTATGAATTCAAATTCAACTCCTGCCTCTTGGTGTACTCGACCAGCGATGTCCATAAGAACTTTAACTGCAAGTTTAAACGGTTCAGGATCTAATATTCCGGACCCGATATGGGTATGAATTCCCACAGGCTCAAAACCCAATGATTTAGCTTTTTTATACACGTCCACTGCTTCTTGTTCCATAACTCCAAATTTAGAAAGTTCACCACCAGTAATGCAGTGGTCATGGTGCCCGGCACCTACCATTGGGTTGACTCTGAAAGATATTTTGGTTCCCTCTGCATTATCAAGTCCAGCCAGGCGTTCTAACATAGATACAGAGTCCAAATTAATGCGAACACCCGAATCTAGGGCAAACTGGAGTTCCTCACTTGTTACATTGTTTCCTGTGAAAAGGATTCGTTCCGGTTCAAAACCAGCTAAAAGTGCGGTGTAAATTTCTCCAGGGGAAACAGCATCAATTCCACTTCCTTCTTGTTCCAAGATCCTCATCACTGCCAAGTTAGTGTTTGCTTTGGCTGCATAGAATATTTTGAAGTCCGAATATTCAGAACTAAAAGCTTGTTCCACTCTTTGATAATTATCGCGTATCCTCATCTCATCTAAAACATAAAGTGGCGTTCCATATTCTTGAGCAAGCTCAAGGGCGTCAACACCACCAATTTCAAGGTTGCCTTTTTCATTGGTATTAAATTGTAGGTTCATCAAAATCCTCCGAAAAGAAGTAAACATCAAATATATCCTTTTACTCCCATATAACTATTCCGATAAAAATAAAATCACGATTTCAAAATAAGTGATCCAATAGTAAATACGCTTCGAATAAAATAGAATGAAAGTGGGCCATACCCAATTAATCAGTATAACGGCCAATAACTTCATCTAAATGATTTGTTACATTGTCGATCTGTTCTCTGGTAATAACTAATGGGGGAACAAACCTTAAAACTTTTTCAGCCGTGCAGTTAACCAATACCCCTTGATGGCGCATGGCATCAACCAGTTGGGCGCATGGCATATCCATTTCTATACCTAACATCAAGCCAACACCCCGCACATCTTCAACTCGGCCGTGCTCTTGGAAGAGTTCCTTTAACTCATTTTTAAAGTAAGTTCCGTTTTCACGGGACTTAACCACCAGTCCCTCTTCTTTTATAGTTTCTATAGAGGCTAAACCAGCAGCACACGCTAAAGGGCCACCTCCAAATGTTGCAGCGTGGTCTCCAGGTTCAAAAGCGTTTCCAACTTCTTCACTGGCTAGGATAGCGCCCATAGGGAAACCCCCGGCTATTGCCTTGGCTAGGGTTGTAATGTCCGGAGTGACTTTATATTTTTGGGATGCGAACATCTCACCAGTTCGGCCGAAACCAGTTTGAACCTCATCAAAAATCAGTAAAACATCATTTTCATGACATATTTTTTTCAGTCCATCTAAATAACCTTGTGGAGGTAATATTATGCCTCCTTCACCTTGCACAGGTTCCACAAGCACTGCGGCTGTTTTTTCAGTTATAGCATCCTCTACAACTTCAAGGTCACCATAGGGAACATGGCTAAATCCAGGTGGGAGGGGGCCGAATCCCTTTTTATATTTGTGCTGGCCGGTAGCAGTGATGGTGGTGATGGTTCGACCATGGAAACTGTTTTCCATAGCAATAATATCTCCTTTGCCAGTGAATTTTCGCGCCAGTTTAATTGCTCCCTCATTGGCTTCTGCTCCACTATTGCAGAAGAAGGCTTTTTGATGTGGTGAGATTTCAACCAATTGTTTTGCCAGGCGCACTTGTTCCTCTATGTAGTAAATGTTTGACGTGTGGATCAGTTTATGTGCTTGTTTACTGATAGCTTCTGCTACACGGGGATGTGCGTGACCCACATTATTCACAGCAATACCCGCCACACAGTCAATATATGGAATACCTTCAACATCCCAAACAACAGCCCCTTTCCCTTTTTCAAGGGCTAAAGGTTGTCGACCGTAGGTTTGCATAACGTAGTCTTTATCTAAAGCCATAATCTTTTCTGTGTTCATTTTACCACTGCATAATAGTTAATAAATCCATTTTTTAACAAGAATATTTTTAAATTTTTAGGGAGTTCCACTATGAAACGATTATTATAAACAGTATAATGAGTCATGGTTATAAAGATTTAATCTCCCATATGCCACACATTTTTCCTGGAGAAACATAAATAAAGGATGAATAAGTATATGTTATAGATTAATATAATTAACAATTTAATCAGAATAGCATTTTAATGGTGCAGTTAATAGTGTTTGGGAGGTTTAGATTTAATGAACAATCATAAACTAATTATATATGTTGGTTCAGCTTTTTTGCTTATTTTAGGTCTTTACACGTTGTATATTGGAGAAATATCCCAAGGCGTTACTTGGTTTATTTTAGCAATATTGTTTCTATCAATCTCCACACAAATGGGGATTCCTATTAGGGCTGTAAAATTGAGAAAAATCATAATTTTGATATGTGCCATTATTTTATTGGGAATTGGGGGAGTAACATTATACTCTGGTGATTTTTTAGCTGGTGTCGCATGGTTTATAGCAGGAATACTTGGAATATTTGTTTCGTTCATGTTAGTGGGTCATGAGGCCATCTAAAAACTTATAGTTCGTATTTCATCCACTTTCCTCAATCAACTATCAAAAACGAAAACCTGATTTAATTATTATCACTTGTCAAAAATTTATAAATAAAGAAATTGAACTTATCTTCTGGTGAATTGATTATGAAAAAAGCAGTAATTGAAACAGATAAAGGAAATATCGAACTCACATTATTCGAAAAAGAAGCACCTAATACTGTTGCTAACTTTGAAAAACTGGCTAACAAAGGTTTTTACGATGGATTGACGTTTCATAGAGTTATCCCTGATTTTGTAATTCAGGGCGGATGTCCAAAGGGCAATGGAACGGGAGGACCTGGTTACACTATTAAATGTGAAATAAACCCTCATAAACACGGTACCGGAGCACTTTCCATGGCTCATGCTGGAAAGGATACTGGTGGCAGTCAATTTTTCATCACCCACAGCCCACAACCGCACTTGGATGGTGTTCACACCGTATTTGGCAAAGTCGTTAAAGGAATGGAAGTAGTCAACTCTATTAAACCAGGAGACGTGATGAATAAAGTCACAGTCACTGATGAATAAAAAAAATAATATTTTTTTACACTTTTTTTTATTTATTCTTAAACAGGGAAAGCTGTTTTTACTTTACTTAAAGAAGTATTTTTAGTACCAAAGCATAGATTGAAGCTATATTTTCTGCAATTTTTACATGGTCTTGATTATAATCCTCTTCCGGATTTCCAACTACAATTTGTCCAAGAATTTCATCTTTCCATTTCACCGGAACGGATAAAAACTGGTTAACAGGGGCGTGGCCAGGGGGAAGTCCATGTGCAGCAGGATGATTGCTTATATCATGGACAAAAAATGATTTGCCAGTGTCTAGGGAGTAACCTAAAAGACCGCCATAACTACCATCATTCAAGACTTTGAAGCGTGCTTCACCAATTTCTTCATACATTTGACAGGATTCTGTTAAATGAGAGAAAGACACGCCCACACTATCCTTATTTTCAGGATCTATAAATGCTATATAACAAATTTCACTTTTTAGGATGTTTTTGGTTTTCTCAAAAAAAAGATCCGAAACTTCTTTAAGATCACTATCCGGGAGCATATCCATTATTTTCAGGGAGAAAATATCAATTTCTTCTTCAATAGACATATAATCATCCTCACATTCTCCAATCAGCACACCAAAAACTGATTCAAGGGATAAAATTTCCCCATTTTCCACTTCAACATACCAAAAATTTCCTTTATGGAAAATTCTTTTCACACAAGCTACATGAAATGGGAAACCAGCAACCAATGCGTACGAACCTAACAAAAGATGATCCATTACTTCGTCGGATACTAAAATTTTGTCACCTATCTTCACACGTCGAGGATTTATTTTAATCTTTAACCAGTTATCTGATGCTAAATCCATGTTTTGTTCAGCGTCTACCTTCATCATTATGGTTGTTGCTTTTTGATTTCCACCAGCCCTTTTGATCTTTTTTTTTAACATTCGAGTAATTAAAGCTTCTACTTCAATTTGATCAATATCAGTTTCAAGTAAATGGTTCATGATTCCTTCATCGAATGATTCTTGCAACACTCTACCAGAGTGAATCTCCCGACACTGTGATTGGGTCCTGGTACTACGCATAGGACACTTCCAACAGTATTTATCATTCAAAATTTTCTTTATATCCTCATACGCGGTTCTACTCTCTTTCTGAAATTTGAATAGGCGATTTTGAAGCTCTCCCATAAAATCACTATTTCACTTGATCATCTAATTTTTTTTTATATGATGTTTTTCATCTTAATTTCCTATCTAAGTATTAAATGAATCACAGAATATAACTGAATTGATTTTTATTCGAAATTCTTTAGCATTATTAAAATGTAAAATTAAATAAAATCAGGAAAAATAACCTGTTAACAATCATTACAATTATTAATGGGAGACGGTTAAATGGCTAAAAATGCGCTCAATGAATTGGATGAGTTTACCAAAGAAAATATTGCCCTAGCCCTTTGGATGAAAGAGTTTAAAGCTAATAAAATACCTTCAAATATTAAAAATCGCATCTTAAGCCAAAAAAATAGTCCAGAAGCTTTTGGACAGAGGATGCGCAGCCGTATTCAGGATCTTCTGGATAATCCTGATTCTTTCACCCCCAGCTATAATAAAAGATATAAAAAGCTTTTAGAACACTGTGATTCACTAACATCAATTCAAGCTTATGCTTTAAGCCACTTATTAGGCTTGGACAGCAGCCGTGACTATCAAAATATTCCGGAAGAATCGAACATAGAATTTCCCCGAGATTTCGCCCCGCAACTAGGATATCAAGTGGGTTGGCACTTTTTTGTGGGGAATTGTCGTGACACCAGAAGAAGAGAATATGGAATTTTAGTTTCATTTTATCGTTACTCCCTCCTCCCACCTGAATTGGCCCACAGTTTTGGTTTAACAGATTGGGATAATCAAATATTTGAAATGCAACTAGCTGTATCCAGATCTGGAGACGAACACCTCCAATGCCGACCATTTGCCATCGCAGGAACCACAGGATTATTAAATTTTTCTAACAACCCTTTTCAATATGTAGCAGGAAATAACCGGATAATGTCTGAAAAAGAAGAAGAACTCTTCCCTCTTAGAGTACAAGCTTGGGGTGTGAATCAGGGGGGAGAAGAGGATGTGGAAATAGAAGTAGATCTGGGATTCACTTCTAACAAAGATTTTCTCCTACAAGGTAATAAAGGATGTCTCCCATGTTGCTGTGGGATGGGAACACTTTATTATTCGGCTACAAATCTTTCTCTTGAGCCAGGCAGCCTGTTAAAATTGGATGGAGAGGAAATATTACTCACTCAGGGAAAGTTCTGGTTTGACCACCAGTGGGGTAACGGAATAGAACCACTGGGTAACAGCAGGTGCAAAGTTGTCCGGGCAGCTAATGTCCTAACTAAAACATCCCCTCCCCGGGGATGGGATTGGTTCATGGCCCATTTTGAAGGGGATCGTGAAATGACCTTGTATGCGCCCCATACTCATGAGAATAGGGGATATTATCAGTCAACTAGCTCGGAACCACCTGAAAACATGACAATGGCGGTTAAAGGACAGTTTATTGACGCTAACTTGGATATTTCGGATATCCATGGTACATTAACCGTTGATAAATGGATTAAAAGTGTTAAATCTTCCCTTCCTGAACATTATTTCGTTACTAACACATGGTACCCTGATCATTGGGAATTCAAGTTCCAAGACACTGGTCCCGAGGATTTGCGTCACTTTACCATGACTCCAATTGTTGATAGCGGACAAACTGGTTTCAATGCAAGTGGTGTTCAATACTCAGAAGGAGGGGTTTTTCTTAGAAATCCTGATGGTAAATATCTGGGTAAAGGTTTTGCTGAGTCAGTTTATTATGCTGACGCCATTCCAAACCTATTTCACTTAGCAGGCATTCCAGATACTTCCCAAATGCGGAAGTTAATGGAACCACCAAAACCATCAGCTTTGTTGAAATTGAAAGGATTATTGTATATGGCCTGGCCACCAAACCAGAGAAAACTTAAAAAAACCCTAGAAAAGTGTTTAGAACAAGGATTACCTGCTGATTTCATTCGATAAGAAAA
This window encodes:
- a CDS encoding class II aldolase/adducin family protein; this translates as MNQPLITKICETGRHIYNKGLVPGKSGNISARSNDTVIITSSNVSLGHLKAEEISIVDINGKIIAGGKKPSSELQLHLDVYRKRDDVKGIVHTHSPYVTGFAMANERIERLEGFGKTHPPFLKMVEYAPPGSAELANLVGSGLIDEDVVILKNHGLVATGENLLEATLLAEFVEETAKTQFISRVLGNMKDLQH
- a CDS encoding DNA-directed DNA polymerase II small subunit; the protein is MTENIISKFTDADILIDEEAYLKIKNYDDSSNLVESLINHITISSPEMVVLTGALVENYLNRTPSPKSYDQMAQSHLLPKEFNFEILKDTSRKSYTNGEIKDLSSYFQNRYHKLKEMLTNKSELKDVTSVKIATSLDDVVKIVGMVNDIRNTKNNHKLIELEDETGDATVLIHNENHEVFEQAERIVKDEVVGVVGSRKGSLIMASEIINPGVPRIDEKSMNFGTVFLSDIHIGSSTFLDSAFQRFIKWINGDFGDEEQREIANNVKYVVVAGDIVDGIGVYPSQDKELTIKDIHQQYEEAARLFGDINDVKIIIAPGNHDASRLAEPQPAIPEDYAKNLHDLKTTEFVSNPALVSLDGIKVLVYHGRSFDDMAMTVKGMSHQQSELIMKELLEKRHLAPIYGERTPLASEIEDHLVIDDIPDVFHTGHVHINSYKKYKGIHLINSGTFQSQTEFQKIYNIVPTCAQVPVINNGSLKMLDFN
- the cobJ gene encoding precorrin-3B C(17)-methyltransferase gives rise to the protein MIRIVGIGPRREDMTIMASQTLQEADVVIGYGGYIRQIKDLLEGKKVISLGMGQEVNRAELAIDYYKKGCKVVLISSGDPGIYGMANVLHQVMGKYSGLEIEVIPGVSAVNYSAALLGAPLHDFAVISLSDLLTPLTEIKRKIRAAAEADFIIAFYNPRSKRRTKPFKEALKILLEVRRPETLVGIVKTRDDSSSVSIVSLNCLEEEDVDMNTTIIVGNTFTYMDDGKMITPRGYVLQHSTHPLACEFYDKYLAGEGVEGSNMACEYYPCHSHPQNCTFCYCPFYPCGDPSTGGHWIKDKQVWSCEGCTWIHQDDTVECIQTKLPKLLKKVEDLQDNKKELLKLRRECVFLTK
- a CDS encoding DUF488 family protein encodes the protein MIRIKRASQSPAQKDGCRIMVGRVWPRGVSKQRLRMDVWLKDIAPSHDLLRWWSQNSKKWDEFANKYREELMDKVEFLNQILELEKEKETVTLVYTSGNIEQNNAIILKEVLDELKS
- a CDS encoding diaminopimelate epimerase, whose product is MNEKIILLFHKMHGLGNDYVVINEFEEELIPEDKKSEISRTLCLRGFSIGADGVIFVSKSDIADVKFRIFNSDGSEAEMCGNGIRCFGKYVFENDVLREKKMSVETLGGIKNLVLTVERNSVKTIRVDMGTATFKTRDIPMISDKDEFVDQKIKVDDQVIKLTAVNVGNPHAVIFCKNLDKLSLEELGPLLENHEAFPERTNVHFVDVKSPDKVDMITWERGAGFTMACGTGATSVVISGYRLGVLDKNVQVHLPGGELQITVYEKDDKLGAFMEGDAVSVFEGIMELEF
- the lysA gene encoding diaminopimelate decarboxylase; the protein is MNLQFNTNEKGNLEIGGVDALELAQEYGTPLYVLDEMRIRDNYQRVEQAFSSEYSDFKIFYAAKANTNLAVMRILEQEGSGIDAVSPGEIYTALLAGFEPERILFTGNNVTSEELQFALDSGVRINLDSVSMLERLAGLDNAEGTKISFRVNPMVGAGHHDHCITGGELSKFGVMEQEAVDVYKKAKSLGFEPVGIHTHIGSGILDPEPFKLAVKVLMDIAGRVHQEAGVEFEFIDFGGGLGIPYTPEEPVLNIKQFASEIVALYKDKLSEYGIDSPTMCIEPGRYIVGDAGYLLTRVNTVKQSYRKFIGVDAGFNTLLRPTMYDSYHHILVVDKPTAQPSQNVDVAGNICESGDLFARNRPLPNIIEGDVLSIMNAGAYSFSMSSQYNSRPLPAEVIVQEGKVDVIRERETYADLLSKQNLPLRFFK
- a CDS encoding acetylornithine transaminase produces the protein MNTEKIMALDKDYVMQTYGRQPLALEKGKGAVVWDVEGIPYIDCVAGIAVNNVGHAHPRVAEAISKQAHKLIHTSNIYYIEEQVRLAKQLVEISPHQKAFFCNSGAEANEGAIKLARKFTGKGDIIAMENSFHGRTITTITATGQHKYKKGFGPLPPGFSHVPYGDLEVVEDAITEKTAAVLVEPVQGEGGIILPPQGYLDGLKKICHENDVLLIFDEVQTGFGRTGEMFASQKYKVTPDITTLAKAIAGGFPMGAILASEEVGNAFEPGDHAATFGGGPLACAAGLASIETIKEEGLVVKSRENGTYFKNELKELFQEHGRVEDVRGVGLMLGIEMDMPCAQLVDAMRHQGVLVNCTAEKVLRFVPPLVITREQIDNVTNHLDEVIGRYTD